Part of the Cervus elaphus chromosome 18, mCerEla1.1, whole genome shotgun sequence genome is shown below.
aaaaaaagttttatcCACTAATTATTAGATgttctttatttataaatatccttttaattcaaattttttgtttaaattttctgttgttgtttagtcactaagccatgtttgacttttttgcaatcccatggactgtagtctggcaGGCTCCTTAATTTTTGGTctacatgtatgtacatacatgcatacatgtgtatgcatatgcTTACATCTGTTTTCTGGTTCTGTTTGCTGAGAGGGCCTAAAGCAATATCTTTGGGAACAAGGACACCTGGCcctcagatcttggtttctaaatgccATTCTCCACTAGGAGGAATCAGAACTTGAAGAAATGACTGATTTTAGGACAGGCAAATACAGAGAATCACAATTTACTGGTGAAGCCCAAAAGAAACAACCTCTGTGGGAACTAGCACTGAGTGGGGAAACCTGAACTTTCATTGACAAATTGCTGGAAGTTCAGTGGAGACAAGTCTCCAGGGAGACCAAGTCATTGATAGGGCCCCCACATTTCCATGAGTTTTACCTCCTGGAGCTCTGCAGTTTTCTCATGGTGCATAAGTgtataagtgttagtcgctcagtcgtgtccaactctttccatggactgtagcctgccaagctcctctgtccatgggattctccaggcaagaatactgagtgtgttgccatttcctacaccagggaatctttctgacccaaaaCGTATGAAGTTCACAATCAGCAATATAAGCTCACTAAAAGACAGAGGTGATTGTAGGAATACAGAATACTTGCCTTGCCCCATACCATACCACTACATTGCTGAAGGCCTGTTTACGTAAGTTCTTCAGCCAGTATCCGTGATGTACTTATTATAGGGAAGCAAGATacggttgacccttgaacaacatggagtTTAGGGGCACTGACTCTTCTCTTAAGCCCATATAACAGTATCGTGGGCCCTCCCTATCTGCAGTgctgcatctgcagattcaaccaactgtggattgTACACTGTCCCTCTCACAGATGGCCTGGTATCTTCCTCCCCCAAATCCAAGGTTTTTAAATAGGTTAAAATTAACATTACAAATATTTTAGATTATCTTAATATCTTAAATAATTATAACATCAGAAATGGTTAAGCAAAAATTCAACTTTAGAAAATGTGTAGTTATATCTTTATTTTCCCAGGTAatcatttctgctttcttttctagAGTCATGCCAATGTTTAAAATATAGTCTTAAGGATTCTGTTTCATGGCATTTGGTACTTAATTGAAATAAAATGCCTTATTTAACTCAAAAGGTATGCTTGAAACAATGTCATGTGCCTAGTTTTAGATATAGATCCCATGGGAGTTACTttacactgcaaaaaaaaaattagtataaaaGCTAGAAAATACTGATGTATGATCTCCCTAAAATGGACACTCAAACTAGCTAGCTATGATTGTTCTGCTTCTCAGCTAAGAAGTGAAATTGTAAAGAAGGCAAGGTAGTGTTGAGGTTTATAGTGACAAACACCTTACAGTTGTTCTACCACAGTAGCAAGGAGTCAGCCTCCTCTGACATCAGCAGCCTCTTCTTCCTAATGGTTATAGATTtctctaaggatttttttttttttatgactccAAACAggcttttattttcctattgtaTGGTCAACAAACAGCTATTAGACCAATTTTTTCCAAGcatgacaataaatattttttctctatttaaaaacaCTTAAGCTCTTAAATCTTTTGTTTAGAAGGAGAAGCTGAATCTTTAGAAAAACCACTGGTTTAGGCTATTATGTTTATGAATTGAAGGTCCATTCTCTAAGGATTTTTAAGGGGACTACAACTTTGAGGAGGGAAGGAGCAGCAAACAAGTACAAATATTTGAGAATAAATGTTCAACCTGTTGTTTTTCCAGTTAAGATAAAACACTGAAAAGATTCGTCTGGAAACTTTAGAAACTTCAATCCAGCCTGCCATCCCACAGTGTTTTAAATGTTATAAAGTAATGCTGTAAATATTAACTAAGTAACAGATTGCTACTTGTCTGACCCAAATAGGCTTTTGCTAGACCTTGGAAAAACTAAGTCTTCACAGCTATAGTTGGCTGAATTACAGTTCTAGAAAGTGAGATGTATGTGAATGTCTGCTGAGTTGGGGTATGGAGTATTATCCTGGGAAAGCTTTTactttcttggggaaaaaaagaaaaagatggctgAAGCCGTTCCTTTCCGTATCTTCCTGCCTCTGACAACTAACTATGTAAAGACTAAAACTGTTGCAGCCATCTTGGAATTATGAGAGAAATGTTAAAAGACTCAGAGACATTTGGGCTCTGTTTTTCTAGAGCTGTTGTATCAAGGATAACCAACTACCTGCAGATTTATGTGACTAAAGAGACCCTTCTTTAAGCCACTGCAGTAGAATTGTCTTATTCGCAGCCATCTGCATTTCTAACTGTACAGCTATTAAAATGATACCTTTTAGTAGTCTTTTATCCTCACAATTAGCTACTTTTCCTATAGTTACTGATATTACCATCTAGTCACCCTAACCGGAAAACTCAGTCATCCTTCACTTCTTATTTCCCCTCATCCTCTTAGATGTCTTACATATTATATCTAGCTAGTTTTAAGTCCAGCTCTGTTTCACTGTCCTCACATTAGTTCGGACTCTCTCCACCTCCTGTCTGGATTATTTTTACAGCCTCCTAACTAGTAACCCCAGATTCAGTCCAATATGCACCATGcttcagaattatttttctaaaatcttaTCAATATATTCtcttccttgggacttcccttctggtccagtggtgaagactcgtTGCTACCAAtgcggggttggggtggggggattccatccctggtcgggaactaggatcccacatgccagcacggtgaggccaaaataaataaaaagatactcgtctttaaaaagttttaaatgattCTGTCTTCTAGAGGAGGAAACACaaactctttttttgtttcttccttcttggTTAGACTTTGCATCTCCAGGATCCAGCCTGCAGAGTAGGAACACAACCATCTGTTAAATGATTTGAATCTTAAGTATGAAAAACAGACATTTAATCAGACTAAGCAGAGTGAGAGCATACTGGACAGTCAATAAAAGATATTGAATTAGTTTCTAGATTCTGCCGTAATTCCAGACATACATATCTTGGTGTGTATTCAGTTGATTTAATCTGGCCTAAAGCAGCTCTTCAGTTACATGTGTGTATTTAGTTTATAATTGGTCACGTACATTCTCCAGATTGGGCTTGTGCCAAGAATGGAAGTTATGAAGGTGGGTGAAGTCTATGTGGGCATTTCTGACAGTTTTGTGATCTATGAATAACTTCTATCAAACTAGAGTGTAGATCTGTGGCTTTCTGCCTGCTAGCAAACCGTACCAAGTTAACCACACCAGAGTGGGCCACAGCCTACGGCTGTTACAAAGGCCTCGCTTTGTGAAGCTGAAGGCTCTCCTTTGGAAGGTACTGGGGGGAGCTGGAAGCCGAGGCACTGCAGCACAAACTAGCTGAAGAGCCTCCCCTCCACACGCCAACGGCTCACTCCCCAGAACTGCAAGCTCTTTCAGGCGCTGTTCTGAGTTTTCCCCTGGCCTTGAGACCAGGACATGAAGTCTCTCTCGATGAGTACTGGAAAACCGAACGTGCTCTGATAAGTGGAGAGCGTGTTTTGGAGAGAAGGGGCCGAGGAGACAAGGCCCACTCACCCAGCGTCTCCCTTTCTTCCCTGGTCTGGTGTTGTCTAGTCCACCGTGTTCCCACTCCCGGACTCGGCCTGCAAATTTCTGTATCtcgagagggggaaaaaatcgtCTACGGCACAAAACTTGGTGTTTGGCTGTCCGCATTTCCCAGCATTGAGTTTCTCCGGACTCTCTTTTCACCAGGTTAGGCCTGAAGCCTTCCCTCATCCGCACCCCTGGCGCCCCACACCCGCGCGCTTCGGCGGGCGACCCCTCCGCCGCGCACGCGCCCTCCGCGGACTCTCCGCTGACCTTCCCAGGGAAACCCCTTCAAAAGCGTTTCCCCGTCACCTCGCGCCTTCCCCGCCCTTCTTGCTCTTTCCGCTTCCTCCACGCGCCTGCGCGGACCCAATTGTTTTGGCTTTCCGGTGGGATCTAGCAAAGGAAAAGGGCGGGGGAAGCGAGGGTAAGGGCGGGAGGGGTTAGGGGGGTGGTCCCAAGAACCCGGGAAACTGCAAAACTGACGTTTGTGCTGTTAGGCGCGCGCGCGCGGCGGGAAAAGAAACCTGGCGAAGGCTGGCCCACGGTCCGCTGTCCGCGCGTCCCTGGGCCTCGAAAGGGGCCCGCCAAGAGCGCGAGAGCGCGCcgcaggggcggggtgggagcGGCAAGCCGGGCGTCTCGCGGCCCCGGGGCTGACGAGGCGGCGAGGGCGGGCGGCGCGGCTCCCGGGGGAGGAGTCTGGCGGTGGTCGGGCCCTGAGGAGCGTGCGGCGGCGCCCAGAGAGGACGCAGTTTTCCGCTCAGGAGTGAGCGGCCGAGGGAGGGCGCGAGGGGAAACCGGAAGGAAGGGGAGGTGGCGGCGCCAGCCTTCCTCTAAGGGAGGCGGAGGCGAGACCCCGGCCCTAGCCGCCGCGGGAGGGCCACGCCCCCGCCGCCGCGCTCCTGGGGCCCAGCGTCTTCGGGGCCGCCGGCCGCACTGGATCCCAACCCTCAGGACTGAGGGACTCGGGTGAGCAGGAGTCGCCAGCCCCGGGTGGGAGACCCGGGGGCGACCTGTGGAGAACTAGGGAAGGAGGGCCGCGGCTGGAGGGGGTTCGGCCCTTTGTGGCTCGGCGGGCAGGGGGCGGCTGCGGCGGCATCTTTCAAACCGGAGACGTTTCCGCCGCGGGCGGGGGATGGGCGCGGGCGGCCGGCGCCTCTGTCCACACCCGGCGGCGGCCCCGCTGCGGCCCGGCGTCCGGCCGGTGCTTGGGGCAGGGGCGGCTGAGCGAGTCGCTCGCGGGGGCGTTTCCGGCCGCGGGTCTCCCGGGCGGCGCCCTGGCCCCGGCTGGAGCCCGCGTTGCCAGAATCAAGCTGTTTCCCTTAACTATTCGCGACGTGTTCGCGAGACGGTGGACAGTAGGAGGGCAAGCCCTGCGTTTTTTCCTTGTCCGGTACTTCTGAAGTAACCAAGAGATGTCTAGATTATCAGAGGTCCCATTGTGGGTCTActgatgattttaaaaagaaagcagaagctgCTCTTTGAAACGGAAAATTGTGTACGTATTTACTTTAGACTGAAATCTCTTAAGTCATTTGAACTCGACCACCTTTCCCTGTGAATTAAGAAGCTGTGGAGTAGAATATCCCGATGTGGAGCGGTTGTTTTGAGTTAACGGCTCTTTTATCCCCCCTGGTTATTAATCAAAGCTCTGTTTCTACTACCTCAAAGGGAGAATAATATACCACCCACAAATCTCTAGAGTTGTCCGATGCCACGGATGACCCccttaaaatgaaaatggaaaaagaatcgaAAGTGTAAAATTACCCATGAAAGGGtatgtttgtgtgaaatatctagCTAAAGTATCAGCGTTGTAAAAACGTAGGGTACAGGACGTCACGTGTTGTTGATAACATGAATCTACGTCTGGCTCACTTAGCATTCAGGCATTTAGAAACAACCCTATCAGCAGTGTACTCTGACTAcagttattttttatctttttctattgAGATCACTAATCAACAAAGTGGAATTAACAGTGGTTCTCTATCTTAAAGTAAGgtgggt
Proteins encoded:
- the LOC122673864 gene encoding translation initiation factor IF-2-like, with protein sequence MLMVGGSDDTGRLGLKPSLIRTPGAPHPRASAGDPSAAHAPSADSPLTFPGKPLQKRFPVTSRLPRPSCSFRFLHAPARTQLTRETAKLTFVLLGARARREKKPGEGWPTVRCPRVPGPRKGPAKSARARRRGGVGAASRASRGPGADEAARAGGAAPGGGVWRWSGPEERAAAPREDAVFRSGVSGRGRARGETGRKGRWRRQPSSKGGGGETPALAAAGGPRPRRRAPGAQRLRGRRPHWIPTLRTEGLGYSRGSTEHRMLPQNLPRVLLSFEMNSCKFEQDVCRLC